The genomic segment CGTTCCCGCTCCCGGTGCCGGTATCGAACCGCGGGTGCCCCAGAAGGTAACTTTCATCACCGCCTCGGTTTGTTCGCTCCGTCCTTGATTCCGTTATTCAGACTGTTGCCGCTGTGATGCCTGCCCGGGGCGCCGGCTACTCTTCGACCAGACGTATAGGGTCGCCGGGTCGTAAGTTCAGAACGTGCCCGGCGTTTCCCCTCTGCACTGCAATTTCCACACATCCATCGCTTCCGACCAACCAGAAAGGCATTCCTGACGACATCGCCGCATAGTGAGTTTGTCTCCCCAAGCGGCCGTATCCGGGAACTACGGCCCATCCAGCTTCGGCACCTGGAATATCGGTCGCCACATCACCAAACCGGTCGATGTGGACGACCCGCCCGAACCAGGTGCTGCCCACCTTAACCGGTCTCTTGGGGCGTCGGGTCGCGATCAATTGGATTGCCGGCCCCAGATCCTCGAAAGCGTCACCGGCCGCCAATCGCACCGCCGCTGGCGCCAGGAGGTCGCGACCGTGAAAAGTTGCTGAAGCCCCCTCCGGAACAGTCAATGCCCGCACCTCTACCGGACCGTCCCAGTCCAGCGCCGGACCAAAAATGCCGTTGTCCGGCCCAATAAAAAACTTTCCCCGATTCCGGATGACTACCGCCAACCGGTTCGATCCGACTCCCGGATCGACTACCGCAAGAAGAATCGAATAGTCCGGCAGTATTCCCGCCGAACGGCGAATGAGATAGCCCGCTGCTTCGATATCGCCAGGTTTCAGGTCGTGCGACAAATGCAGAATACGCAATCCGGGAATCCGCAGCAAAACGGCGCACATTTCTGCAACATAACTGTCCGTCATGCCGAAATCGGTGACGAGCGCCACAAGCGGGTGCGATTCGTCACCTTTCGATATCGTGAGCCCCGGTCTCAACGCTCTCGGCTCGGGCGACCTCAACCGGTGCAGCAGCATCGGCATCCGCTGCACTGGGGGATTGATCTGAAACGCCTTCGGACGGCGATGTGAAAGAGAGTATCAAGAGCGCCGTTACACCCAACGATACCGCCGAATCGGCCACATTGAAGACCGGCCAACGTTCCATCAGGAAGTCCGGCAAATCGACGCTAAGGAAGTCGATCACATAGCCATAGAGCATTCGGTCGATCATATTACCGGTGGCTCCAGCCATAATCAGCGCCAGAGGCAAGGCTTGAACCATCGTCAAGTCGCGACTCCGGCCAATGTAAACTGCCAACGCAATCGCAGCCACCAGGGCAATGACCGCCAACACCACCGGCGGCAGCCATCGCATCCCAAAAATCAGACCGGGATTCTTCACTAGCACCAGCCAGATGAGATCGCTTCCTAACGGTCTAATGATCTCGCTGCCCGCGAGCGCGCTCGCGGCCCATGTCTTGGTTACCTGGTCGAGCAGGACGATTGCGGCAGCGAGCACGTAGAGCAGCAGTCGCTCCCGCGTCGTCAAACGACCCGTCGTTGCTCTTCCTTCAACTTACAGGAGATGCAGAGCCGGGCGGTCGGGACCAGTTCAAGCCGCTTCTTTTGAATCGGTTCGCCGCAGTCGTTGCAAATGCCGTAGGTGCCCTCCTTGATCATCTCGAGCGCGCGGTCGAGGTACTTTAAGTAGCGGCCTTCGCGCGAAGCCAACATGAAGGCCTTTTCGCGCTCCTGGGCATCGGTGCCTTGATCGGCCATATGAAGCGTGTATGTCGAGTTATCCCCCGAATACTCCTGGACGGTATTGCGGGTCGCTTCAGTCAGGAGCCCGAGTTGCTTCATGATGGTCTCCCGCCGTTCCAGGATCAGTTCCTGGAAAAAGACGGCGTCTGCGGTGCTGTATCGTTCCTGGTTCGTTCCCGGAAGAACATCCGGGCCGGCACTCTTACGAATCATACTGGGGTTCCTTCGGGAAACGACTCAACTAACGGGGCGAATGCGAACACGAGCGTTCCGTTCGCCGATCTTCACGCCCTCATCCGGACCGATCGATGGATCATCGATAAGGTCGCGGGCGAGGGTCTCGGTGCGGACATAGTCCGCAAATCGGGTGATGGCGCGACCGAGTCCATCATCGACAGCATATTCGACCACAATGCGCCCTTCGACTTCCATCCCCGCGTCGCGGCGCAGAGACTGGATGTGATGGACGAATTCGCGGGCCAGCCATTCATCGGTCAGGTTGTCGTCGATGCGGTGACATAGTGCGACGGTTATCCCGCCATCGATGCGCACCCAATAACTCTCCAATGGCACTTCGGTCAGGAGCACTTCGCTGCGCAGGATGGACTCGCCGCCCACCCGTATGCTCCCTGATCGCACCATTTCGGAGAGTTCCTCATGCGTCAGTTCTCCCACCGACCGTGCCAACGTTGACGCGTTGGCACCGAAGCGCGGTCCGAAGACCTTATAATCGGCTTTGGCTTTCCAGGTGTAGAGCCCGTCGGCAACTTCACGACAAAGCATCGTCTTGACGTTCAACTCGTCGAGGATCACATCCTTGAACGGCTCGATGTCGGAAAGGTCTTCACCGGCAACGATCATCTCCGGTAACGGTTGACGCACCCGAACACCACCGTCGGCGCGAAGTGAGCGGGCCAGGGAAACGATCCTGCGCACCTTGGCCATTGCCGATTCGAGCGCAGCATCCCTAAGGTCGGGCATCGCGGCGGGCCAGTCGGTCAAGTGAACCGAATCGGGCGCCGAAGCGTCGAAACCGCGCTCGAGGTTCTGGTATATCGCCTCGCTGGTGAACGGGATGAACGGCGCCATCAGGCGGTTCGTCACCGTCAAGACCCGGTAGAGGGTTGCGTAAGCCTGTGCCTTGTCGGCATCGTCGTCCGACTTCCAAAACCGGCGTCGCGACCGGCGAATGTGCCAGTTGGTCAGGTCGTCTATGAACCGGTCGAAGGCTTCGACGGCACCGGTCACATCGTAGCGCTCAAGGTGTTCGGTAACATCGTCGCGCAGTCCGGTGAGTTGCGACAATATCCAGCGGTCGAGGGGGTTGGATAGACTTTCCCCTTTCCCCATTCCCCTTTTCCCTTTGGATGGCGTCCAGCCATCGACGCGGGCATAGGTAACAAAGAACGAATAGGCATTCCACCATGGGATGAGGACCTGCTTTAGGACCTCGACCACGTCGCTGTCGTTATGCCGCCGGGCGGTCCAGGGGTTGAGCGAGTAGAAGTTCCATCGCACTGCGTCGGCACCGAACCGGTCGCAGAGCGCGATCGGATCGATCACATTGCCGCGCGATTTGGACATTTTGCGGCCTTCCGGATCGGTGATGAACTCGGAGCAAATCACGTTCCGAAAGGACGACTCGCCGCCTTCGAGCGATCCGTCGCTCCGACTTCGAGCGGTCAGCATCACCGAGGTCGCGAGCATGGTGTAGAACCAGCCGCGGGTTTGGTCGATAGCCTCACAGATGAAGTCCGCGGGGAACTGCTGCGCGAGCATCTCGGCGGACCCGGATGCAGCCGGATAGCCCCACTGACCCCACGGCATGATGCCGGCGTTGAACCAGCAGTCGAGCACTTCTGGAACGCGGCGCATATCGCTGCCGCACGAAAGGCACTTTAATACGAGAGTATCAATATAAGGCTTATGAGCGTCAAAACCATCCGGCAAAGGATGACCAAGACGCGCCTCGAGTTCAGAGAAGGATCCCAGGCACTCGGTTCGTCCGCACGACGAGCACTCCCAGATCGGCAGCGGCGAGCCCCAATAGCGGTCGCGCGAGATGTTCCAATCGACATTGTTCTCCAGCCAGTTGCCGAACCGCCCCTTCTTGATGTGCTCGGGATACCAGTTGATGGTCTCGTTGGCGGCGAGCATATTGTCGCGCAGGGCGGACGTCTTCAGGAACCAGCCCGACCTGGCGAAATACATCAGCGGCGTGTCGCAGCGGTAGCAGTGCGGGTAGGAGTGGGTAATCTTCTCCTTGCCGAAGAGCAAACCGCGCGAGGCAAGGTCCTTAAGGATATCGACATCCAGGCCTTCCTCCCGGAACCAGCGGCCGGCGAAGGGGCCGGTGTTGGGCGTGCATTTGCCATCGGCATCGACGTTCTGGACCAGTGGCAATCCGAAATTGCGGATTAGGCGAAAGTCATCCTCGCCGTAAAGGGCGAGGTGGACAATTCCGGAACCGTCGTCGGCGGTGACATAATCGTCAGCGATGACCTTGTGAGCCTTTTCATCGGATTGCCAACTCCAAAGCGGTTTATAGCGCAAACCAGAAAGTCGATTTCCATTAATAGTTTCAAGATAGCCAGTTGCTTCCAAAAATCCCATCAACGCATCCAGACGATCCTCGGCAATGATGATCGTGTCTCCAGTGTTTCTCTCCAGCCGGACATAGTTTAGATTAGAGTTAACTGCCAACGCCACATTACTTAGCAGCGTCCAAGGAGTCGTCGTCCATGCCACAAAATGTGTTGGTCTATCGTCGCCATACAGAGATTTTGTCGATTCTGCGGTAAGTCGAAACTTCACATATAGCGAAATGTCCTGCACATCCTTATATCCTTGTGCAACCTCGTGCTGGGAGAGTGACGTGCCGCAGCGCGAGCAGTAGGGCATGATGCGGCGATCCTGATAGAGCAGCCCTTTGTCCCACGCCGTCTTGACCGCCCACCAGTCAGTCTCGATGTATTCGGGGCGGAGGGTGGCGTAGTCGTCGTAGGTGTCGAGGAACCTCCCGATGCGGCGGATCGCCTTGACCCACTCATCCTTGTAGCGATAGACCGTCGAACGGCAATAGTCGATGTAGGCCGCGACGCCGCCCGGCATCGTCTCGATGTCGCGCTTCGAGCCAAGACCCAGTTCCTTCTCGGCGGTCAATTCGATTGGGAGGCCGTGCGTATCCCAGCCGGCCTTGCGACGGACGCGGTAGCCTTGCATCGTCTTGAAGCGGGGCCAGAGGTCCTTCAGCGCCGACTGCATCATATGCCCGATGTGGGGGATGCCGTTGGTGCCGGGAGGTCCGTCGTAGGCAACGAAGTCGCCCTTGCCATCCCGAGGCCGTTCGGCGATTGAGCGCGCGAAGATGCGCCGCTCGTCCCACAGACTCTGAACTGCGCAGTCGAGGGCCGGAAAGTCCACCTTCGGCGAGACCGGCACAAGCCCGCCGCCGGGAGTTGATAGCCAGAAGATGTTGTTATCTGAAGTGGTTGACAATTCGTTAGTACGGTTCGATGTTATTTTTGCGAACGAGCCCTCTTCTTTCGCCTCGGCAGATGGGGAATGCTTGCCAGATCGATCTCGGGTCCGCCTCTCATCATCGCCTTTACTTTGTCATGAATACCATACTTGTTCAGCAATTGATCGACGCGCTGGCGGGAGAGGTTCATCTTCCGGGCTATATCGGCAAAGTTCTTCGACTCTCGAGCCGCCACTACGAGGTCTTCTACCCGTATGCTCGCCCGCACTTGAACCTTGATGACCGAGTAGCGGACGGCTAATGTAGCCTTTACCTGATCGTAGATTCCAGCCCTCTTCAGATGAAACACGGTTGAACTGGTCGATAATCCAATGCTGGTAGCCAATTGCGTGAGCGTGGCAAAATTCTCGGCCCGCTTCACCATATCCTCCGGCAGCCGTATAATGCGATTCTTCGCGAACTTCTCCTTCAATCTCTCCCCAATGCCAATTCTCTTCGCAATCGTTTCGACGCCGCTCTTCTCGATTCCCAACGTAGATGCCAAATCTCCGTAACTCTTGCACACTTTGGCTTTGTCAAGCCACTCCTTACGCACCTTGACAACATCGAGCGGCTCACCCAGGCGATTCCTACGGGTTATCGCCTTCACCTCCTCAAGGATGCCGTAGCGCTTCATCAGTTTCACACCGGTGGGATATGAAAAGGCTATGCGATTGGCCAGTTTAATATACCCATCCGACTCGTGAGCCAGTTCGAGGATGTCTTCACGGGTAAGCCCCATGGGGTTGAGAACATTCTCAAGCAATAGCCGCCGAATGCGCTCCTGCAAGCCTCTTCGACGACAGAACTTATGCAATTGTATCAACGAAACCCCGAGTTCGGCGCTGATCTCATTATAGGTCCGCTTCATGGCCGCGACCGAAAGGACGAGATCCTTGGTAAGCGCCACGGCAGGCAGCTTGCTGCTTGCCGGTGCGTCGGTCTCCACTTCATCGGACTGCCCCTCAAATTCCGGATAGGGACGAGGTTTTATGGTTAGACGAGGCATTGGGCGATTTACTCAGTTTGCCTGTTGATTTGAGCGACCAAAATACCGATGACCGCAGGCCAGATGATATA from the Calditrichota bacterium genome contains:
- a CDS encoding SAM-dependent chlorinase/fluorinase, whose product is MQRMPMLLHRLRSPEPRALRPGLTISKGDESHPLVALVTDFGMTDSYVAEMCAVLLRIPGLRILHLSHDLKPGDIEAAGYLIRRSAGILPDYSILLAVVDPGVGSNRLAVVIRNRGKFFIGPDNGIFGPALDWDGPVEVRALTVPEGASATFHGRDLLAPAAVRLAAGDAFEDLGPAIQLIATRRPKRPVKVGSTWFGRVVHIDRFGDVATDIPGAEAGWAVVPGYGRLGRQTHYAAMSSGMPFWLVGSDGCVEIAVQRGNAGHVLNLRPGDPIRLVEE
- the lspA gene encoding signal peptidase II — its product is MTTRERLLLYVLAAAIVLLDQVTKTWAASALAGSEIIRPLGSDLIWLVLVKNPGLIFGMRWLPPVVLAVIALVAAIALAVYIGRSRDLTMVQALPLALIMAGATGNMIDRMLYGYVIDFLSVDLPDFLMERWPVFNVADSAVSLGVTALLILSFTSPSEGVSDQSPSAADADAAAPVEVARAESVETGAHDIER
- a CDS encoding TraR/DksA family transcriptional regulator, whose product is MIRKSAGPDVLPGTNQERYSTADAVFFQELILERRETIMKQLGLLTEATRNTVQEYSGDNSTYTLHMADQGTDAQEREKAFMLASREGRYLKYLDRALEMIKEGTYGICNDCGEPIQKKRLELVPTARLCISCKLKEEQRRVV
- a CDS encoding isoleucine--tRNA ligase — encoded protein: MTSNRTNELSTTSDNNIFWLSTPGGGLVPVSPKVDFPALDCAVQSLWDERRIFARSIAERPRDGKGDFVAYDGPPGTNGIPHIGHMMQSALKDLWPRFKTMQGYRVRRKAGWDTHGLPIELTAEKELGLGSKRDIETMPGGVAAYIDYCRSTVYRYKDEWVKAIRRIGRFLDTYDDYATLRPEYIETDWWAVKTAWDKGLLYQDRRIMPYCSRCGTSLSQHEVAQGYKDVQDISLYVKFRLTAESTKSLYGDDRPTHFVAWTTTPWTLLSNVALAVNSNLNYVRLERNTGDTIIIAEDRLDALMGFLEATGYLETINGNRLSGLRYKPLWSWQSDEKAHKVIADDYVTADDGSGIVHLALYGEDDFRLIRNFGLPLVQNVDADGKCTPNTGPFAGRWFREEGLDVDILKDLASRGLLFGKEKITHSYPHCYRCDTPLMYFARSGWFLKTSALRDNMLAANETINWYPEHIKKGRFGNWLENNVDWNISRDRYWGSPLPIWECSSCGRTECLGSFSELEARLGHPLPDGFDAHKPYIDTLVLKCLSCGSDMRRVPEVLDCWFNAGIMPWGQWGYPAASGSAEMLAQQFPADFICEAIDQTRGWFYTMLATSVMLTARSRSDGSLEGGESSFRNVICSEFITDPEGRKMSKSRGNVIDPIALCDRFGADAVRWNFYSLNPWTARRHNDSDVVEVLKQVLIPWWNAYSFFVTYARVDGWTPSKGKRGMGKGESLSNPLDRWILSQLTGLRDDVTEHLERYDVTGAVEAFDRFIDDLTNWHIRRSRRRFWKSDDDADKAQAYATLYRVLTVTNRLMAPFIPFTSEAIYQNLERGFDASAPDSVHLTDWPAAMPDLRDAALESAMAKVRRIVSLARSLRADGGVRVRQPLPEMIVAGEDLSDIEPFKDVILDELNVKTMLCREVADGLYTWKAKADYKVFGPRFGANASTLARSVGELTHEELSEMVRSGSIRVGGESILRSEVLLTEVPLESYWVRIDGGITVALCHRIDDNLTDEWLAREFVHHIQSLRRDAGMEVEGRIVVEYAVDDGLGRAITRFADYVRTETLARDLIDDPSIGPDEGVKIGERNARVRIRPVS